In one Thermodesulfobacteriota bacterium genomic region, the following are encoded:
- a CDS encoding ATP-binding cassette domain-containing protein: MTPLLEARGIAKSFESNVLLSDVSFSVAPGEAVGLFGANGAGKTTLVNVLSGLIAPDTGTVRFDGRDITRLPLDARYRIGISRTFQIPRPYPALSVRDAVRVALPAPADESAIEALLSRVGLSGQRQLPCARLSQGSLRRLEFARALACRPRLMILDEVFSALSATDEEELVALLRAANIEDGAAFLLVSHNPPLLKSVCRRILHLEGGRIARERTV; encoded by the coding sequence ATGACGCCTCTCCTCGAAGCCCGCGGGATCGCGAAATCGTTCGAGAGCAACGTCCTGCTCTCCGATGTGTCCTTTTCCGTCGCGCCCGGGGAAGCCGTCGGCCTGTTCGGGGCCAACGGGGCCGGAAAGACGACGCTGGTGAACGTCCTCTCGGGACTGATCGCGCCGGACACAGGGACCGTGCGCTTCGACGGCAGGGACATCACCCGGCTCCCGCTGGACGCCCGCTACCGGATCGGCATCTCCCGGACCTTCCAGATCCCCCGCCCCTACCCCGCCCTCTCGGTGCGCGACGCCGTGCGCGTCGCCCTTCCCGCGCCGGCGGACGAGAGCGCGATCGAAGCCCTCCTTTCGCGCGTGGGGCTTTCCGGGCAGCGGCAACTCCCCTGCGCCCGCCTGTCGCAGGGATCGCTGCGGCGGCTCGAGTTCGCCCGGGCGCTGGCCTGCCGGCCGCGCCTGATGATCCTGGACGAGGTCTTTTCCGCCCTGTCCGCGACCGACGAGGAGGAGCTCGTCGCGCTCCTGCGGGCGGCGAACATCGAGGACGGGGCGGCGTTCCTTCTCGTTTCCCACAATCCCCCGCTCCTGAAAAGCGTCTGCCGCCGCATCCTGCACCTCGAGGGCGGGCGCATCGCGCGCGAGAGGACGGTTTAG
- a CDS encoding histone deacetylase: MGPRSRDEISRGFDRLIGEGRVYGAEINPSVIKKSGAASPFLVSERPSARKLLSRWEEIFRNRIAPDELFAAVSAAIGDFEHGDNLLLFGPDRVIYDTQILHSGVPAGNMTLYFQAGRDERFGWKEYLAGRRLRVVYIEQIRLRERSSGYASSLFQRYERLFRDLGFHQFRLKASLSVGKYYWAKEGFDFIERSDVGRMREELRALVRSLGLSVEDAEIARLTCAHDFGMFRRDLKVPVYRSAEGYYSTVRDDVFREEGFFPLGKAFLLCGQPWDGFKVIYTDTPRRTGFVHSDEYRLHEVRRGHRENGRRLSWLMKGIYREELHRSLVFLDPYTAGLEHVHRVHSPAYVEAFRKSVEGGARTFVTRDCSVSPGSYRAALLAAGGVMAAVDAVMNGRVENAFCAVRPPGHHAGRAAAAGFCFINNVAVGAAYARAVHGVERVFVLDWDVHHGNGTQEIFEEDPFVYFCSIHEHPSFCYPGTGRRTETGRGAGEGTTLNLPLQPGTDDRELEETFERHVVPAVERFRPGLILVSAGFDAHAADPIAELSLTEASYTYMTCRLCGLAERLCRGRIVSVLEGGYAQASLPSCAAAHLRALQGRS, from the coding sequence GTGGGTCCCCGCTCGCGGGACGAGATTTCGCGCGGTTTCGACCGCCTGATCGGTGAGGGGAGGGTCTACGGGGCGGAGATCAACCCTTCCGTCATCAAGAAGAGCGGCGCCGCCTCGCCGTTCCTGGTGTCCGAAAGGCCCTCCGCGAGGAAACTCCTTTCGCGCTGGGAGGAGATCTTCCGGAACCGGATCGCCCCCGACGAGCTGTTCGCCGCGGTCTCCGCCGCGATCGGCGATTTCGAGCACGGCGACAACCTCCTCCTGTTCGGGCCCGACCGGGTCATCTACGACACGCAGATCCTCCATTCCGGCGTCCCGGCAGGGAACATGACGCTGTACTTTCAGGCGGGGCGCGACGAGCGGTTCGGGTGGAAGGAGTACCTCGCCGGGCGGAGGCTGCGGGTCGTCTACATCGAGCAGATCCGCCTCCGGGAGCGCAGCTCGGGGTACGCCTCGTCGCTGTTCCAGCGCTACGAGCGGCTGTTCCGCGACCTCGGCTTCCACCAGTTCCGGCTGAAGGCGTCGCTGTCGGTGGGGAAGTACTACTGGGCGAAGGAGGGATTCGACTTCATCGAGCGTTCGGACGTCGGGCGGATGCGGGAGGAGCTCCGCGCGCTGGTCCGCTCGCTCGGGCTTTCCGTGGAGGATGCGGAGATCGCCCGGCTGACCTGCGCGCACGACTTCGGGATGTTCCGCCGCGACCTGAAGGTGCCCGTCTACCGGAGCGCGGAGGGGTATTATTCGACGGTCCGGGACGACGTCTTCCGGGAGGAGGGATTCTTCCCGCTCGGCAAGGCGTTCCTCCTGTGCGGGCAGCCCTGGGACGGCTTCAAGGTCATCTACACGGACACTCCGCGCCGGACGGGATTCGTCCACTCGGATGAGTATCGGCTCCACGAGGTGCGCCGGGGGCACAGGGAAAACGGCAGGCGGCTGTCCTGGCTGATGAAGGGGATCTACCGGGAGGAGCTGCACCGGAGCCTCGTGTTCCTCGATCCGTACACGGCGGGGCTGGAGCACGTCCACAGGGTGCACTCCCCGGCGTACGTCGAGGCGTTCCGGAAGAGCGTGGAGGGAGGCGCCCGCACCTTCGTCACGCGCGACTGCTCCGTCTCCCCGGGGTCGTACCGCGCCGCGCTCCTGGCGGCGGGCGGGGTGATGGCGGCCGTCGACGCGGTGATGAACGGTCGTGTGGAAAACGCGTTCTGCGCCGTCCGTCCGCCGGGACACCACGCGGGGAGGGCGGCCGCCGCGGGCTTCTGCTTCATCAACAACGTCGCCGTGGGGGCCGCGTACGCGAGGGCGGTCCACGGGGTGGAGCGGGTCTTCGTCCTCGACTGGGACGTCCACCACGGGAACGGCACGCAGGAGATCTTCGAGGAGGACCCCTTCGTTTATTTCTGCAGCATCCACGAGCACCCTTCCTTCTGTTATCCGGGGACCGGGCGGAGGACGGAGACGGGGCGGGGAGCGGGGGAAGGGACCACGCTGAACCTGCCGCTACAGCCCGGCACGGACGACCGGGAGCTGGAGGAGACGTTCGAGCGGCACGTCGTCCCGGCCGTCGAGCGGTTCCGCCCCGGGCTGATCCTGGTCTCCGCGGGGTTCGACGCCCACGCCGCGGACCCGATCGCCGAGCTTTCGTTGACCGAAGCGTCCTATACTTACATGACCTGCCGGCTGTGCGGGCTGGCGGAGAGACTGTGCCGGGGGCGGATCGTGTCCGTGCTGGAGGGAGGGTATGCGCAGGCCTCCCTGCCATCCTGCGCGGCGGCGCACCTGCGGGCCCTCCAGGGAAGGAGCTGA
- a CDS encoding CBS and ACT domain-containing protein, which yields MFVGKRMKTGVVTVSPADTLRRAGSLLKEHRIHHLPVLEGGELVGIVTDTDIRNARLEEGRDAPESAPADRTVGEVMTRDVVTLSPRDTVEDAALILRRMRFEAIPVVEGRRLVGIVAKADIIGAFLDTLNIEAIGVRVDVLLPQDMASVLRLIRLLGEMQLAIRSLILSPRGEEFAAYVRVSTIDVASVRERLRSAGFRVPDAAELLDRGGHS from the coding sequence ATGTTCGTCGGAAAACGGATGAAGACCGGGGTCGTCACGGTTTCGCCGGCGGATACGCTTCGCCGCGCCGGCTCCCTGCTGAAGGAGCACCGGATCCACCACCTGCCCGTGCTGGAAGGGGGCGAGCTCGTCGGGATCGTGACGGATACAGACATCCGGAACGCCCGGCTCGAGGAGGGGCGGGACGCGCCGGAATCCGCCCCGGCGGACCGCACGGTGGGCGAGGTGATGACGCGGGACGTCGTCACCCTCTCTCCCCGCGACACGGTAGAGGACGCCGCGCTCATCCTGCGCCGGATGCGGTTCGAGGCGATCCCCGTCGTGGAGGGGCGCCGGCTCGTGGGGATCGTCGCCAAGGCGGACATCATCGGCGCTTTCCTCGACACGTTGAACATCGAGGCGATCGGTGTTCGCGTCGATGTCCTCCTCCCGCAGGACATGGCGTCCGTCCTGCGGCTGATCCGCCTCCTCGGAGAGATGCAGCTCGCGATCCGCAGCCTCATCCTGTCGCCCCGCGGGGAGGAGTTCGCCGCTTACGTCCGCGTGTCGACGATCGACGTGGCCAGCGTCCGGGAGCGTCTGCGGAGCGCGGGCTTCCGCGTGCCCGATGCCGCGGAGCTGCTGGACAGAGGGGGACACTCTT
- a CDS encoding branched-chain amino acid ABC transporter permease, with amino-acid sequence MGRNLALGNTAAWTAAAGGLLLLPLASRDPFLLDVLTTGFLLAAFAGSWDIVGGLAGQVSLCHALFFGAATYACASLTTLLHWPIALAAAAAVLLSALAGAAVGVLAAPLKGPFVAVLTLALGEAAHELVLGNVFLSGPGEYAWGGEGGIPVSLPWGAGSPLAAYYAALVFLAAATGVMLLLRRSRQGLVLRALEGSEMTALASGVDVAKQKCRAFTIAAALAGAAGAGYAAHVGRATAADFSLELSFQAATFAAVGGRGSVLGPVAAAFLLHVLLQGLDVPPGTRLLFYALALMLILRFFPGGVAGALRRLRERT; translated from the coding sequence ATGGGAAGGAATCTCGCTCTCGGCAATACGGCGGCCTGGACCGCGGCGGCGGGAGGGCTGCTCCTGCTCCCCCTCGCGAGCCGGGACCCGTTCCTGCTCGACGTCCTCACCACGGGGTTCCTGCTGGCGGCGTTCGCCGGATCCTGGGACATCGTCGGAGGACTGGCGGGGCAGGTCTCCCTCTGCCATGCGCTTTTTTTCGGCGCCGCGACGTACGCCTGCGCCTCCCTCACCACGCTGCTGCACTGGCCGATCGCCCTCGCGGCGGCCGCGGCCGTCCTCCTGTCGGCGCTGGCGGGGGCCGCGGTGGGCGTACTGGCGGCGCCGCTCAAGGGCCCCTTCGTCGCGGTCCTGACGCTCGCCCTCGGAGAGGCCGCCCACGAGCTGGTGCTGGGCAATGTCTTCCTGTCGGGACCGGGGGAGTACGCCTGGGGAGGCGAGGGGGGGATCCCGGTTTCGCTGCCGTGGGGCGCGGGATCGCCGCTCGCCGCGTACTACGCCGCCCTCGTCTTCCTGGCGGCGGCGACGGGCGTCATGCTCCTCCTCCGGCGGTCGCGCCAGGGGCTGGTCCTGCGCGCGCTCGAAGGTAGCGAGATGACCGCCCTGGCCTCGGGGGTCGACGTCGCGAAACAAAAATGCCGCGCATTCACGATCGCGGCCGCGCTCGCCGGAGCCGCCGGCGCGGGCTACGCCGCGCACGTCGGGAGGGCGACGGCGGCGGACTTCTCCCTCGAGCTCTCCTTCCAGGCGGCCACGTTCGCCGCGGTCGGAGGGCGCGGCTCCGTCCTCGGCCCGGTCGCCGCCGCCTTCCTCCTCCACGTCCTGCTACAGGGGCTCGATGTCCCGCCGGGCACGCGTCTCCTGTTCTACGCCCTCGCGCTGATGCTGATCCTGAGGTTCTTCCCGGGTGGAGTCGCCGGCGCGCTCCGGCGGCTCCGGGAGCGGACATGA